A single window of Sporosarcina sp. FSL W7-1349 DNA harbors:
- a CDS encoding CoA transferase subunit A, translating into MYKDKQMSISDALAHIQSGQTIMVGGFGLIGCPLTVIQHLTEHDVNELTVISNNVGEAGKGLGMLLRQGKIKKAIGSYFTSNRDVAKFYNEGKIELELLPQGTMSEAIRAGGAGIGGFYTKTAVGTDLAKGKEVKELKGETYLLQESLTADVAIVKAWKADRLGNLVYYKTARNFNPNMATAASFVIAEVDEIVEVGELSPEEITTPHLFVDAIVKSEWELTKEGVRQIG; encoded by the coding sequence ATGTATAAAGACAAACAAATGTCGATTTCTGATGCGCTTGCCCATATTCAATCAGGACAAACCATTATGGTCGGAGGATTTGGGTTAATCGGCTGTCCGCTGACGGTCATTCAACATTTGACGGAACATGATGTGAATGAACTGACCGTGATTAGTAACAACGTAGGGGAAGCTGGAAAAGGGCTTGGCATGCTGTTAAGACAAGGGAAAATAAAAAAGGCGATCGGTTCTTATTTTACAAGCAACCGAGACGTCGCGAAATTTTATAATGAAGGAAAAATCGAGCTGGAGCTTTTGCCGCAAGGAACAATGTCCGAAGCAATCCGGGCAGGGGGAGCAGGGATCGGCGGATTTTATACGAAGACGGCTGTCGGAACGGATTTGGCAAAAGGGAAAGAGGTCAAGGAATTGAAAGGGGAGACCTACTTGCTGCAAGAGAGCTTGACAGCGGATGTCGCAATTGTGAAGGCTTGGAAAGCAGATCGTTTAGGCAACTTGGTTTATTACAAAACGGCGCGAAATTTCAATCCGAATATGGCAACAGCTGCTTCGTTCGTCATAGCGGAAGTAGACGAAATCGTGGAGGTGGGGGAGTTGTCTCCGGAAGAAATTACGACACCTCATTTATTCGTCGATGCCATCGTTAAAAGTGAGTGGGAGTTAACGAAAGAAGGGGTGAGGCAGATTGGATAA
- a CDS encoding 3-oxoacid CoA-transferase subunit B, whose amino-acid sequence MDNSRELIAKRAVQELTPHSIINLGIGIPTLVADYIDDTQHILHTENGMLGVTSVEEKDIDPLIVNAGKLPVGEAVGASYFSSADSFGMIRGGHIDVAILGALQIDAKGRIANWAIPGKDIIGVGGAMDLLEGAKKIIITTNHTANDGSPKFVDTCTFPITSERVADTIITELAVFQWRDDHYELVELMGNSTLEEVQANTTAAYTISEQVFQQEKV is encoded by the coding sequence TTGGATAATAGCAGGGAACTGATCGCAAAACGGGCGGTGCAGGAATTGACTCCTCATTCGATTATTAATCTGGGCATCGGGATTCCCACGCTAGTTGCAGATTATATTGACGACACGCAGCATATTTTACACACGGAAAACGGCATGCTTGGAGTCACGTCAGTTGAAGAAAAGGATATTGATCCCCTGATTGTGAATGCCGGGAAATTGCCTGTCGGAGAGGCGGTCGGCGCTTCTTATTTCAGCAGTGCGGATTCATTCGGGATGATTCGCGGTGGCCATATTGACGTCGCGATTCTGGGTGCCCTACAAATTGATGCGAAAGGGAGAATCGCGAACTGGGCCATTCCGGGAAAAGATATTATCGGTGTCGGCGGCGCTATGGACTTGCTGGAAGGTGCGAAGAAAATCATCATTACAACAAACCATACAGCGAATGACGGCAGCCCTAAATTTGTAGATACATGCACGTTCCCGATTACATCTGAACGCGTGGCGGATACGATTATTACCGAATTGGCCGTATTTCAATGGCGGGATGATCATTATGAACTTGTGGAACTGATGGGAAACAGCACATTAGAAGAAGTCCAAGCGAACACAACGGCAGCTTACACCATCAGCGAACAGGTCTTCCAGCAGGAAAAAGTGTGA
- a CDS encoding XylR N-terminal domain-containing protein, translating into MKANQLLLQNLIDVNPRTGIIKLHDKRMGLIPIQALGILRHDLINTLGKERAKGFLMRYGWACGKQAAESLKENYEWKCIRELVMSGTAMHTLEGIVTVEPDILEIDGDHLYFTGYWKNSFEVINHLTEKEISSEAVCWTLIGYASGYLTSAFEKEVVAYEKYCCGKGDAVCYFVAETVAHCDEEHLKDLRYYKNESLQAVLEDVYSEIEQLNKNIIESEEAQNQLTELFLQGKDINETTSAMGRILGRSIVIDHYQEVYSSHFHCPQEEAAYQKWKNSGVITNQQDGLFFESFTMKSHNMQLGNLTIIGKCKPNQRELLIIKRALMVFTIQMYHQSKMTESLLMKREHFFDEMIENKFIDNMNLSRQAAIFGFNTKEPHCIITLKIIPEKMKERVLHFLTKNDAKLDLFMKDHYIVIIVGASDDQEVQDISMRLMNCIKRNLPDVILHIGSGRIAETVHDMGKSYVDATRICDFVQLTYPISSRVATYSDLEGIMMFLNGADHQELIKFYKKTIGTLVDYDDENSGNLLITLKSYLENNGNLQQTACDLHLSIAGLRYRIEKIESLSDIDLKTGSGRFNAQLATRIYFGLKIINASNTAIEV; encoded by the coding sequence ATGAAAGCGAATCAGTTATTGCTGCAAAACTTAATTGATGTCAATCCTCGCACCGGAATCATTAAACTCCATGACAAACGGATGGGGTTAATTCCCATACAGGCTTTAGGGATTTTACGGCATGATTTAATAAATACGCTTGGAAAAGAACGGGCCAAAGGTTTCTTAATGCGCTATGGATGGGCTTGCGGTAAACAAGCTGCCGAATCGTTAAAGGAAAATTATGAATGGAAATGTATAAGGGAACTGGTGATGTCGGGGACGGCTATGCATACCCTTGAAGGAATTGTCACAGTGGAACCCGATATTTTGGAAATCGATGGAGATCATTTGTATTTTACAGGATACTGGAAAAATTCATTCGAAGTGATCAATCACCTAACGGAAAAAGAGATTAGCAGTGAGGCGGTTTGTTGGACGCTCATTGGCTATGCCAGCGGCTATTTAACGAGTGCATTTGAAAAAGAAGTTGTTGCGTACGAAAAATACTGCTGTGGAAAAGGGGACGCGGTCTGTTATTTCGTCGCTGAAACGGTAGCGCATTGCGATGAAGAACATTTAAAAGACTTGCGCTACTATAAAAACGAATCCTTGCAGGCTGTTTTGGAAGACGTCTATTCAGAGATTGAACAATTGAATAAAAATATTATAGAATCCGAAGAAGCGCAAAATCAGCTAACGGAGCTTTTTCTGCAAGGGAAGGATATTAACGAAACGACAAGTGCAATGGGCCGCATCCTTGGCCGCAGCATTGTCATTGATCACTATCAAGAAGTGTATTCCTCTCATTTTCATTGTCCTCAAGAGGAAGCCGCCTATCAAAAATGGAAGAACAGCGGAGTTATCACAAATCAGCAGGACGGTTTGTTTTTTGAATCATTTACGATGAAAAGTCATAATATGCAACTTGGGAATTTGACAATTATCGGAAAATGTAAACCGAACCAGAGGGAACTGCTAATTATTAAACGGGCCCTTATGGTATTTACCATTCAAATGTATCACCAAAGTAAAATGACTGAATCACTGTTGATGAAAAGAGAGCATTTTTTTGATGAAATGATTGAAAATAAATTTATCGATAATATGAATTTGAGCCGGCAAGCAGCTATTTTTGGCTTCAATACAAAAGAACCGCATTGTATTATCACCCTCAAAATTATTCCTGAAAAGATGAAAGAACGGGTGTTACATTTTTTAACAAAAAACGATGCTAAATTAGATTTATTTATGAAAGATCATTATATTGTAATCATTGTCGGCGCTAGCGATGATCAAGAAGTTCAAGATATTTCGATGAGGTTAATGAATTGCATTAAACGGAATTTACCGGATGTTATTTTGCATATCGGTTCCGGACGGATCGCTGAAACGGTCCATGATATGGGGAAAAGTTATGTGGATGCCACGCGGATTTGTGATTTTGTGCAGCTGACGTATCCGATTAGCAGCAGGGTGGCGACCTATAGTGATTTGGAAGGGATTATGATGTTTTTAAATGGTGCTGACCATCAAGAACTGATCAAGTTTTATAAGAAAACCATAGGCACGTTAGTGGACTATGATGATGAAAATTCGGGTAATCTGCTCATTACATTGAAATCGTATTTGGAGAATAACGGAAATCTTCAACAGACAGCATGTGATCTGCATTTATCCATCGCCGGCTTGCGTTACCGGATTGAGAAAATCGAATCACTTAGTGATATTGATCTAAAGACGGGATCGGGCCGCTTTAATGCGCAGCTAGCTACCAGAATCTACTTTGGTTTGAAAATCATTAATGCTTCTAACACCGCTATCGAAGTATAA
- a CDS encoding 4-hydroxyphenylacetate 3-hydroxylase family protein, whose translation MKTQQAVRVPLTGAEYLESLKDNREIWLHGERVTDVTTHPAFRNSARSIARLYDALHDPEHQATLTRKTDTGNGGFTQRFFQPDTTAEDLFKTRDAIAAWAKMSYGQMGRSPDYKASFLATLGANPQYYGKYEANARRWYKEAQEKNWFFNHAIINPPVDRNKPLDEVKDVFVHATGETEEGILVSGAKMVATGSALTNYNFVAHYGALAVPKEEHALVFIADMNTPGVKLVCRSSYEMNAAVTGSPFDYPLSSRFDENDSVLVFENALIPWENVLVYRDIEKANGFFAESGFLHRFTFHGVTRFAVKLDFIAGLLIKALRGNGTDTFRGVQANLGEVIAYRNMFWAISDAMALNPEKSANGTVLPNLNYGLAYRVFMSDGWSHVKNIVETVVGGSLIVQPSSSMDFKNAELRPLIDKLYRGSNGIEAEEKIKVIKLLWDAIGTEYGGRHELYERNYSGNNENIRMENLIVAQANGNAQEFEDFVQQCMDDYDLDGWVNPTWINNDDIQVYRKK comes from the coding sequence TTGAAAACTCAACAAGCAGTTAGAGTCCCATTGACGGGCGCTGAATATCTTGAAAGCCTCAAGGACAACCGTGAAATTTGGCTGCACGGCGAGAGAGTAACAGATGTGACGACCCATCCAGCGTTCCGAAACAGTGCCCGTTCGATTGCACGCCTTTATGACGCATTGCATGATCCAGAACATCAAGCTACGTTAACGAGGAAAACCGATACAGGAAATGGCGGATTTACGCAGCGCTTTTTCCAGCCTGATACAACAGCGGAAGATTTATTTAAAACACGGGATGCCATTGCGGCCTGGGCGAAAATGTCCTATGGGCAAATGGGAAGATCCCCTGATTACAAAGCTTCCTTTCTGGCCACATTAGGCGCCAATCCGCAGTATTACGGAAAATACGAGGCCAATGCAAGAAGATGGTATAAAGAAGCACAAGAGAAAAACTGGTTCTTTAATCACGCGATCATTAATCCGCCAGTCGACCGCAATAAGCCGCTGGATGAAGTAAAAGATGTCTTTGTTCACGCAACAGGTGAAACAGAAGAAGGCATCCTCGTCAGCGGGGCAAAGATGGTTGCTACTGGATCGGCACTTACCAACTATAACTTCGTCGCACATTACGGTGCTCTTGCCGTTCCAAAGGAAGAACACGCACTTGTCTTTATTGCAGACATGAATACACCCGGTGTAAAACTGGTCTGCCGTTCCTCCTACGAAATGAATGCAGCTGTGACAGGCAGTCCTTTTGATTATCCGCTGAGCAGCCGTTTTGACGAAAATGACTCTGTGCTTGTTTTTGAAAATGCTCTCATTCCATGGGAGAACGTCCTCGTTTACCGGGATATCGAAAAAGCGAACGGCTTCTTTGCTGAAAGCGGATTCCTGCATCGTTTCACTTTCCATGGCGTGACAAGGTTCGCAGTAAAGCTGGATTTTATCGCCGGTCTGTTAATCAAAGCACTCCGAGGAAATGGAACTGATACCTTCCGGGGGGTTCAAGCCAATTTGGGAGAAGTCATCGCCTACCGAAATATGTTCTGGGCGATCAGTGATGCGATGGCATTGAATCCGGAAAAAAGCGCGAACGGGACTGTGCTGCCAAACTTGAATTATGGGTTGGCATACCGCGTGTTCATGTCGGATGGCTGGTCGCATGTGAAAAACATCGTGGAGACAGTCGTCGGAGGTAGTTTAATTGTACAGCCTTCCAGTTCAATGGACTTCAAAAATGCTGAGCTGCGTCCACTCATCGATAAACTATACCGCGGGTCGAACGGGATCGAGGCGGAAGAGAAAATCAAAGTGATTAAATTGCTTTGGGACGCGATTGGCACGGAATACGGTGGCCGTCATGAACTATACGAACGGAACTATTCGGGCAATAACGAGAATATTCGAATGGAAAACTTGATCGTCGCCCAAGCGAACGGTAATGCCCAAGAGTTCGAGGACTTTGTCCAGCAATGTATGGATGACTATGACTTAGATGGCTGGGTGAATCCGACTTGGATCAATAATGATGACATTCAAGTTTACCGGAAAAAATGA
- a CDS encoding dioxygenase family protein encodes MVKQVAKKNERVEEVFDLFIKHVKNFLQEAHLNHEEYTNFVNWADRLGRKGELPLFADVFLETHVLRAMYTDKPGTQPSLLGPYFIEGSPLIEAKDGKPLELTQRPDEAGEVMYFSGNVSSTDGKPLAKTRVEMWQNDASGKYSAFDSDAPRYNFRGHFFTDENGDFTVKTIVPLPYSIPTDGPTGEFLEYTEQHPMRPAHLHLMFEAEGHETLITQVFFEGDKWLETDVADGVRLDLMTTLEEKDGYKVSSLDFVMRKN; translated from the coding sequence ATGGTCAAACAAGTTGCGAAAAAGAATGAACGTGTAGAAGAAGTATTTGATTTATTTATTAAGCACGTGAAAAACTTTTTACAAGAAGCGCATTTGAACCATGAGGAATATACAAACTTTGTGAATTGGGCAGATCGCCTGGGGCGCAAAGGGGAATTGCCGCTGTTTGCGGACGTGTTTTTGGAAACCCATGTGCTGCGAGCGATGTACACAGACAAGCCTGGTACTCAGCCTTCCCTTTTGGGCCCGTATTTCATTGAGGGATCGCCTTTAATCGAAGCAAAGGACGGAAAACCGCTTGAATTGACGCAGCGTCCTGATGAGGCTGGGGAAGTGATGTACTTTAGCGGGAATGTGAGCAGTACGGACGGAAAACCGCTCGCAAAAACTCGTGTGGAAATGTGGCAAAATGATGCGTCCGGAAAATATTCTGCATTCGATTCGGATGCACCTAGATATAATTTCAGGGGACATTTCTTCACAGATGAAAATGGGGATTTTACAGTGAAAACAATCGTCCCGCTTCCGTATTCCATTCCGACTGATGGCCCGACAGGAGAGTTTTTGGAATATACCGAGCAGCATCCAATGCGTCCGGCGCATCTTCATCTAATGTTCGAAGCAGAAGGTCATGAAACGCTCATTACGCAAGTGTTCTTTGAAGGTGATAAATGGCTTGAGACGGATGTGGCAGATGGGGTGCGTTTGGACTTAATGACAACGCTGGAAGAGAAGGATGGCTATAAAGTATCCTCATTGGATTTTGTAATGCGTAAAAATTGA
- a CDS encoding FAD synthetase family protein, producing MKCFLSNQLKLQQCVMTIGAFDGIHRGHQALIRKAKTQAEAYGVPLVVYTFDPPPKVYFQKQTMLTSLTEKKKFLQELGVDYTVFASFDQTYAARSVQDFIVELGEMNPQEIWVGPGFHFGKEKSGSVEDLQKIFQAYQHPAVTCSAGEVISSTRIRQLFQRQQVEQAYVLLGREPYSLSAVQ from the coding sequence ATGAAATGCTTTCTAAGCAATCAGCTGAAATTACAGCAATGCGTTATGACAATCGGTGCTTTCGACGGAATTCATAGAGGACATCAAGCTTTAATCAGGAAAGCTAAGACGCAAGCGGAGGCTTATGGCGTGCCCCTCGTTGTGTATACGTTTGATCCGCCGCCTAAAGTGTACTTTCAAAAACAAACGATGCTGACGAGCCTTACCGAAAAGAAGAAGTTTCTTCAAGAACTTGGTGTGGATTATACAGTTTTTGCATCTTTTGATCAGACATACGCTGCTAGAAGTGTACAAGACTTTATTGTCGAACTCGGTGAGATGAATCCTCAAGAAATATGGGTGGGTCCGGGTTTTCACTTTGGTAAAGAAAAAAGTGGTTCTGTTGAAGATTTACAGAAGATTTTTCAGGCATATCAGCATCCAGCTGTCACTTGTTCAGCAGGAGAAGTGATTTCATCGACACGGATTCGGCAGTTATTCCAGCGTCAGCAAGTCGAGCAAGCTTATGTTTTACTAGGCAGAGAGCCGTATTCTTTATCTGCTGTTCAATAA
- a CDS encoding flavin reductase family protein: MDPREFRNCMGRFATGVTVVTCSTENGNHGITANSFTSVSLDPPLVLVSIDRKTKAFHHMKDNSFTVNILTSSQEEVALHFAGRPQEMEPIEWVNGEHAVRLSESLAYIECTPWAEYDGGDHILYVGLVRNFQYTDADALTYYAGKFGSSAAQNATV, translated from the coding sequence ATGGATCCGAGAGAGTTTCGAAATTGTATGGGGCGGTTTGCGACGGGTGTCACGGTTGTAACATGCAGCACGGAGAACGGGAATCATGGGATTACGGCAAATTCATTTACTTCTGTATCGTTAGACCCTCCCCTTGTGTTGGTCTCCATAGATCGCAAAACAAAGGCATTCCATCATATGAAAGACAACTCATTTACGGTAAATATACTTACCTCTTCCCAGGAAGAGGTGGCTCTGCATTTTGCGGGACGTCCGCAAGAAATGGAACCGATCGAGTGGGTAAATGGCGAACATGCCGTACGTCTTTCGGAGTCGCTCGCGTACATTGAATGTACGCCTTGGGCTGAATACGACGGAGGGGACCATATACTTTATGTCGGCTTAGTTAGAAACTTCCAGTATACCGACGCAGATGCGCTAACGTATTACGCAGGCAAGTTTGGAAGCTCTGCTGCGCAAAACGCTACTGTGTGA